GAGGGGATGTCGGGCCGGACGATGTCGATCGCGGTGGCCGCCGCCGGCGTGCTGTTTCTCGGCGGCGCGCTGATCGCCGGTCTCGCGACCGGCCGTCCGGACGCGGTCTACCTGCTCACCGGCCTCGGTTTCGGTTCGATCGGCGTCTCCTACGGCATCGTCTACAACGCGGGAATCGTCGCGGCCGCCCGCCTCCAGGACGCCATCGAAGGCCCCGCCCGAGCCACCGTGACCTCGGTCTCCGGACTGCTCGGCGAGGTGTTCGCCCTGGCGGTCTTCGGCTTCGCCGCGCTGGTCGCCCTCCACGCCTCCATCTCCACCCTCCTGGCCCTCCTGGGCGCGTCCCTCCTCGCCATCGCCACCCTCACCCCCCGCTGGCTCCCATCCCGCGCCGCCTGACGCGCAACCATGTGCCGCTCGCGACGGTTGGGTAGCGTGCGGGAGTGCGGTTGGGGCTGGTGTTCGGGTTCGGGATCGGTGCCGGGGTGGCGGTGCAGGGGCGGATCAACGGTGCGCTGGGGGCGCGGCTGGCGGATGGGATCGCCGCGGCGACGATCAGTTTCGGGGTGGGGCTGGTTGTGCTCGCGGCGGCGTTCGCGGTCAGTGGGCGGTTGCGGGAGGGCGGGCGACGAGTGCGGCGGGCGTTGTCCGCGGGCGCGCTGCGGCCCTGGCAGTTGCTCGGGGGTCTGTGCGGAGCGTTCTTCGTCGCGTGCCAGGGGCTCACCGTCGCCGCCATCGGCGTTACCGCGTTCACCGTTGCGACCGTCGCCGGGCAGTTGCTCAGCAGCCTGGCGGTCGACCGGCTCGGCCTCGGCCCGAGCGGACGCACGCCGGTCACCGCGGTGCGCCTCGTCGGGGCGACACTCGGCGTGGTCGCCGTGCTGATCGCCGGAGTCGGGCACACCCGCGCCGCCGGTGGTCTGTCCGTGCCCGAGGCGCTGCGCGGCACGCCGACCGTGCTGCTGATCGCGTTGCCCGCGCTGGCCGGCATCGGGCTGGCCTGGCAGCAGGCGGTGAACGGCAAGGTGGGCGCCGTCGGCGGAGCGCTGACGGCGGCGCTGGTGAATTTCGGCGTCGGCTTGGCCGCCCTGCTCGTCATCGAGGGGCTGGTCATCGTGTCTTCCGGCGGCCCGGCCGAATTTCCGGCCGAGCCGTGGCTGTATCTCGGCGGATTCATCGGCGTCGCGTTCATCGCCCTCGCCGCGCTGACCGTCCGCTGGATCGGCGTCCTGCTGCTCGGGCTCACCTCGGTGGCAGGGCAGCTGCTGGCGTCTCTGATTCTCGACGTACTCGCCCCGACCAGCGCGGGACTGTCGATCACCGCCGTCGTCGGCTGTGCGCTGACTCTGGTCGCGGTCGCCGTCGCCGCTCGGTCGCAGTCCTGAGGACACTCGCCGCGCATTCATACGTAAACCGCATAAGTGTGGAATGGTGCGCTCATGCTGATCGAATACGGGGTGTGGGTTGCGCGGCTGGGTCTGGCTGTCGTGTTCGGGTTGTCGGCGTGGGGCAAGCTGGCGGATCGGAGCGCGACGCGGCAGGCGGTGGGGGACTTCGGGGTGCCGCTGCGCTGGGTGCCCGCGGTGGCATGGGCGTTGTCCATCGCGGAGGCGATCATCGCGGTAGCGGTGCTGATTCCCGGGGTTTCCGGCGTGGCCGCGCTGTCGGTGCTGGTTTTGCTCGCTGTGTTCACGGCGGTGATCGCGCGCCTGCTGCGGCGCGGCGAGCACCCTTCCTGTTCCTGCTTCGGCGCCGCGAGCGCCACGCCGATCGGGCCGAAGATCTTGGTGCGCAACGGTCTTTTCGCAGTGCTCGCCGTGCTGGTCGGCATCGGCTCGCAGACCCATCCACGGGTGCCGATGGACCTGCCCGCCGATGACGCGATCGGCTGTGCCGTAGTCGCGGTGCTGGTCGCGGTTTTGATCAGGCTCGCCGGACAGCTTCGGATCCTGCGCCGCCGGGTGGACGAGCAGGCGCTGTCCACGTTGGGCGCGGAGGGCCTGCCGGTCGGCGCGGTGGCGCCGGAGTTCGAACTGCTCGGCCCGGATGGAGCGAAGACCACGCTCGAGGATCTGCTGAGCGCGGCGAAGTCGGTGCTGCTGGTCTTCGTGCACCCCGGGTGCGAACTGTGCGCGGCGCTGGCCCGCGAACTGCCCCGCTGGCGCGCGCGAACCGGTGACGCCCTGGCGATCGTGGCGGTCGGCAACGGTGATGCCGCCGAACAGGCGGCGTGGGGCATCGAGCACGGGTTGGGCGATATTCCCTCGCTGGTGCAGCAGGGCAACGAGGCGGCCTTGCGTTACCGGGTGCGCGGTACGCCTTCCGCCGTGCTGATCGATCCCGACGGGCGCGTCGCCGCGCCGGTGGCCAGGGGCGGGATCGCGATCCGCGAGTTGATCGGCACGGTGCGACCGGCGTCGCGCGAGCCCGCGCGCGACAGGATCCCGGCCGGCGCGGCCCGCTAGTTTCGGGGCGTACCTCTTTTCCTGCCGTCGAGACCGACCGCGGTTCGGTTATCCATCGGTTGGCTAATTTCTAGCTAATTTCTGGCGGTGCGCCGATAGGATCGAGTCGCACCGGTGCGGAATTCGCCATCCATCGACCAGACCCATCGACAGAGGGGAAAGACATGGCGCTCTTCGCATTCACCGACTACTCCGGCAAAGAGTTCATCATCCAGCTGACCAACGAACAGCGGATCGCCGAAGCCCGCCGCATCCTGTCGGGTGACGAGCAGATGTCGGTACACGTCATGGGACGGATCAGGAAGGTTCCGGCTCCCTACAACCCCGGCTGGAGCTTCCATCTGGACCCGGACACCATCACCTTCTTCACCATGGCGATCGAGGTCTGTGACGCCAGCATCATGTACGTCGAGGATCACCTGGACGAAGCGTGCGGCGCGTTCCTGCCGGGCTGCTTCTGGTGTCCGTGGTCGTCGAAGATGACTCGTGAGGTTGCGGACAGGTAATCTCCTGGCAAATGCTTCCGGCCGGCGGAATCGCCGGCCGGAAGTCTGGGGTCAGTCCAGCTTGCGCGAGCGCAGTTCGTGCCCCTTGGACGTCTTGCACCGTCCCGACTCCAGGTCCCACTGCCAGCCGTGCAAGTTGCAGGTGAGCGTGTTGCCCTCCACCACACCGAATTTCGACAGGTCCGCCTTCAGGTGCGGGCAGCGGCGCTGCACCTCCCAGCCGCTGAGCTCGGTGGAGGCGGAATCGTCGTGCGCCTCGGCGAACCAGCCGTCGGCGTAGGCGATCCGCTCGTCGGTGAGGCACTTGAAGAACGTGTAGAGGAATTCGTTGTACCCGCCGATGCGCCAGGCCTGGAAGCGGGTGGACAGGAAGATGGTGTTCACCCAGTCCGGCTCCCGGTCGCGCAGCACCGTGCGCACCAGTTCCGGCGCGATGCGGAAGCCGTAGCGGTAGCGGCCCTCGCCCTCGATCGGCTCGCGTACCGTGCGCTTGGGGAAGTCCAGCACGATGGTTTCCTCCCCGATCACCAGGCCGACCGGGTAGCCGATGCCGTCGCAGATCACATCGCTCTGCGCCATGATCGGCTCGAACAGCTTCTGCAGCGGTTCCAGCAGGGAGCCGTCGCCGCGCTCCCAGGTCGCCTTCTCGGCTTCCAGCACCGGCGCGAGACGCTGGGCCATCCGCTCGATGTACTCGGCCTTGTTGTCGTAGATCTCGGCCGGGTCGCTGGGATGGGTCAGCGTCAGCTGGGCGCCGCGCACGTCGGCGACCGAACCGGGGATCATCAGGATTCCGCCGGCATTGCCGTGGATCTCCATCTGCTCGAGGAACACCTTCTGGTCCGGGAAGATGTTGCCCTCGTCGCCGCGGTCGTCGTTGAGGTAGCGCAGCTCGTCGTCCAGGAACACCGGCGGGCCCGCCGACGGCACCACCCACGTCGCGCCGACCTGCTCGATGTAGCTGCGCGCGCGGTCCATGCCGCGCTGACGCTTCTGCTTGCCGAAATTCGACTTCGTGCGCGCGGGAATGTCGTAGACCATCGGGTACCAGATCGCGCCCGAGTACTGCAGCAAGTGGATGTCGACGTGGCCGAACGCGTCGTGCAGCACGTCCATGTCGACCGGCCGGGCGTCGTTCATGTTGAAGCAGGTGGTCTCGCCGTCGGAGACGACCAGCCCGGAGTCGCCGATCGGGCCGTCGGCCGGGGCGCGCAGCGCGATGATCATGACGTCCAGGTCCCCGCCGGGGCCGGTCACCGTGTGCTTGACCGAGTCCTCGGTCTCGAAGAACTTGTGAAAGCCCAGCTGCTCGAGCTCGCGGCGCAGGTCCGGCACGGGATAGTCGGGCAGCAGGACGGTGGCGTCCTTGTTCACGTGCTCGGTCAGCGTCTTCGCGTCGAAGTGGTCGCGGTGCAGGTGCGAGACGTACAGGAAGTCGCACGCGCCCAGCTCGTCCCAGTCCAGCTGGGTGTTGTCGGGGAACGGGAACCACGAACCGAAATACGCGGGGTTCACCCAGGGATCGCAAAGGATCGACCCGGCCGCGGTGCGGATGTGGAATCCGGCGTGTCCGACGCTGGTGATCTGCACTAGCTGCTCCTCCTGCTGTTTACCAGCCAACCAGGGTAGTAGTTACGGCGAGATGTCGCCGATGCAGTAGCCGTCCGGTCC
Above is a genomic segment from Nocardia sputorum containing:
- a CDS encoding BP74-related protein; its protein translation is MALFAFTDYSGKEFIIQLTNEQRIAEARRILSGDEQMSVHVMGRIRKVPAPYNPGWSFHLDPDTITFFTMAIEVCDASIMYVEDHLDEACGAFLPGCFWCPWSSKMTREVADR
- a CDS encoding DMT family transporter codes for the protein MRLGLVFGFGIGAGVAVQGRINGALGARLADGIAAATISFGVGLVVLAAAFAVSGRLREGGRRVRRALSAGALRPWQLLGGLCGAFFVACQGLTVAAIGVTAFTVATVAGQLLSSLAVDRLGLGPSGRTPVTAVRLVGATLGVVAVLIAGVGHTRAAGGLSVPEALRGTPTVLLIALPALAGIGLAWQQAVNGKVGAVGGALTAALVNFGVGLAALLVIEGLVIVSSGGPAEFPAEPWLYLGGFIGVAFIALAALTVRWIGVLLLGLTSVAGQLLASLILDVLAPTSAGLSITAVVGCALTLVAVAVAARSQS
- a CDS encoding MauE/DoxX family redox-associated membrane protein, with the translated sequence MLIEYGVWVARLGLAVVFGLSAWGKLADRSATRQAVGDFGVPLRWVPAVAWALSIAEAIIAVAVLIPGVSGVAALSVLVLLAVFTAVIARLLRRGEHPSCSCFGAASATPIGPKILVRNGLFAVLAVLVGIGSQTHPRVPMDLPADDAIGCAVVAVLVAVLIRLAGQLRILRRRVDEQALSTLGAEGLPVGAVAPEFELLGPDGAKTTLEDLLSAAKSVLLVFVHPGCELCAALARELPRWRARTGDALAIVAVGNGDAAEQAAWGIEHGLGDIPSLVQQGNEAALRYRVRGTPSAVLIDPDGRVAAPVARGGIAIRELIGTVRPASREPARDRIPAGAAR
- a CDS encoding Rieske 2Fe-2S domain-containing protein, which produces MQITSVGHAGFHIRTAAGSILCDPWVNPAYFGSWFPFPDNTQLDWDELGACDFLYVSHLHRDHFDAKTLTEHVNKDATVLLPDYPVPDLRRELEQLGFHKFFETEDSVKHTVTGPGGDLDVMIIALRAPADGPIGDSGLVVSDGETTCFNMNDARPVDMDVLHDAFGHVDIHLLQYSGAIWYPMVYDIPARTKSNFGKQKRQRGMDRARSYIEQVGATWVVPSAGPPVFLDDELRYLNDDRGDEGNIFPDQKVFLEQMEIHGNAGGILMIPGSVADVRGAQLTLTHPSDPAEIYDNKAEYIERMAQRLAPVLEAEKATWERGDGSLLEPLQKLFEPIMAQSDVICDGIGYPVGLVIGEETIVLDFPKRTVREPIEGEGRYRYGFRIAPELVRTVLRDREPDWVNTIFLSTRFQAWRIGGYNEFLYTFFKCLTDERIAYADGWFAEAHDDSASTELSGWEVQRRCPHLKADLSKFGVVEGNTLTCNLHGWQWDLESGRCKTSKGHELRSRKLD